A window of the Candidatus Neomarinimicrobiota bacterium genome harbors these coding sequences:
- a CDS encoding citrate (Si)-synthase, eukaryotic, producing MSLLKNKLEEIIPKFREEVGEIRKNHGDKKLCDVTVAQAYGGMRGVKVMITETSALDPDEGIRFRGFTIPELQEKLPHAPEGEEPLPEGLFYLLMTGELPTEENIAEITKEWQDRGTLPAHVYKAIDALPKDTHPMTQFSVGIVAQQTESIFAAEYRKGINKIDYWKPVYEDTMNLLARLPALASYIYRRSYKDGKIIPADPTLDWGGNFAHMMGFDTKMFRELMRIYLTIHADHEGGNVSAHTTHLVGSTLSDVYYALSAGMNGLAGPLHGLANQEVLRWIMDVKEQLGGGVPTMEDLKKFVWDTLASGNVVPGYGHAVLRKTDPRYSAQREFALKHMPDDELFQVVSMLYEVVPPILLEQGKAKNPWPNVDAHSGVLLVHNGMHEYDFYTVLFGVSRAMGVLASTVWDRAIGLPLERPKSLTTEYIKSIL from the coding sequence TGGCGTAAAGGTTATGATTACCGAAACCTCGGCTTTGGATCCAGATGAAGGTATCCGCTTTCGTGGATTTACTATCCCGGAACTCCAGGAAAAACTTCCACACGCTCCTGAAGGTGAAGAACCATTACCAGAAGGACTTTTTTACCTCTTGATGACTGGCGAGCTACCGACAGAAGAAAATATTGCTGAGATTACCAAGGAATGGCAAGATCGTGGTACCCTTCCTGCACATGTGTACAAAGCCATAGATGCACTTCCAAAAGATACACATCCCATGACGCAGTTCTCAGTGGGTATTGTTGCTCAACAAACAGAATCAATTTTTGCTGCAGAATATCGCAAGGGCATCAACAAAATTGACTATTGGAAACCTGTCTATGAAGACACTATGAATCTTCTGGCTCGTCTTCCTGCCCTGGCATCGTACATTTATCGCCGTTCTTACAAAGATGGTAAAATCATTCCTGCCGACCCCACACTGGATTGGGGTGGCAATTTCGCTCATATGATGGGCTTTGATACCAAGATGTTTAGAGAGTTAATGCGGATTTACCTGACCATTCATGCAGACCATGAGGGTGGTAATGTATCCGCACATACAACACATCTTGTTGGTTCTACGCTATCAGATGTCTATTATGCATTATCTGCTGGTATGAACGGTCTGGCTGGTCCCTTGCATGGTTTGGCCAATCAAGAAGTATTGCGCTGGATAATGGATGTAAAAGAGCAGCTAGGTGGTGGTGTTCCCACCATGGAAGACTTAAAGAAATTTGTCTGGGATACACTTGCTTCTGGTAATGTAGTTCCTGGATATGGTCATGCGGTTTTGCGCAAAACGGATCCACGTTACTCTGCACAGCGCGAATTTGCTCTCAAGCACATGCCAGATGATGAATTGTTCCAGGTGGTCAGTATGCTTTATGAAGTTGTTCCACCCATTCTATTGGAGCAGGGGAAAGCTAAAAATCCCTGGCCAAATGTAGATGCTCATTCAGGAGTCCTCCTGGTTCACAACGGTATGCATGAGTATGATTTTTATACGGTACTCTTTGGCGTTTCCCGTGCCATGGGTGTGTTGGCATCCACAGTTTGGGACAGGGCAATTGGTCTGCCTTTGGAACGACCAAAATCGCTGACGACAGAATACATCAAATCCATATTATAA